One Ostrinia nubilalis chromosome 4, ilOstNubi1.1, whole genome shotgun sequence DNA window includes the following coding sequences:
- the LOC135071067 gene encoding zinc finger protein 583-like, whose protein sequence is MCEWLSSVEWCDVRLSCGGRTFNAHKAVLASVSHFLRRVLLSCPQEETPTFIVLPEFDLDALSSVLYYVYNGEVIVKKQNLLKFLDVIKALEIFIDQQYLQKIRDSVGDLELGLCTYRKSKWSKRVFNLTVGNSNELEYVNIRKGEQLQDIWLRYSQTDSDLGDKRERLSWSDVQPSLDNPPESYRDRQRNSFLRDLYIETYPQNGNVNGLTGGVLAIPNERYRAPTSVLLTNANGKLPSRTDDTLSEISRKTTEYTSYKSNATRTPQLCIQDCARLYSDACSKMHHNMGLFQSTDLINNKRLIDNSYNLSAHLKNPWLSCYPSQLSAQKVQTGIPNNLSMPKMIMPSLDLSQNRSLLDSKLTAHAQPLTPETLYSRSPSKLSCKYPIAKDSTVGSKSLKEPIFNQVLDSPWCPRLPYNYKPFRRKLNNETESEILKKKENEEAIVNDSNNNIEESLIPSTCNKLENVTAVTREEFKCNLCSQVFTTSESLEVHTKRHTVVARYSCAECGKTFSQLRNFKYHMSVHRGTREFAATCTVCGKYFNDRGYLSSHMKIHRNRKEYKCSQCPKSFNQRVAYNMHVRIHTGVKPHVCEECGKAFSRKMLLKQHQRTHSGERPYACPHCDKRFADRSNMTLHLRLHTGIKPFSCTLCPKSFTKKHHLKSHLNFHTGAKPYSCPRCRLAFTQSSNMRTHLKKCSAPEDSAAST, encoded by the exons ATGTGCGAATGGTTGTCGAGCGTGGAGTGGTGCGATGTGCGGCTCTCCTGTGGCGGTCGAACCTTCAACGCACATAAAGCCGTGTTGGCCAGCGTCAGCCACTTCCTTCGG AGAGTTCTACTGTCTTGCCCACAAGAAGAAACGCCGACGTTCATAGTCTTGCCTGAATTCGATCTCGACGCACTGTCTTCAGTACTGTATTATGTTTATAACGGGGAAGTCATcgtcaaaaaacaaaatctaCTTAAGTTCCTTGATGTCATTAAAGCACTAGAAATTTTTATTGACCAACAATACTTACAAAAGATTCGCGATAGCGTTGGAGACCTAGAACTGGGTCTTTGTACGTATCGTAAAAGTAAATGGTCAAAAAGAGTGTTTAACCTAACTGTTGGAAATAGTAATGAACTCGAATATGTTAATATAAGGAAAGGAGAGCAGCTACAGGACATATGGTTACGATATTCGCAAACAGATTCAGATCTCGGCGATAAGCGAGAACGGCTTAGTTGGAGTGATGTTCAGCCTTCTTTAGACAACCCACCAGAGTCATACCGAGACCGACAAAGGAACTCTTTCCTACGTGATTTATATATCGAGACATATCCTCAGAACGGTAATGTTAACGGTCTGACGGGCGGCGTGCTAGCAATACCAAATGAACGCTATCGTGCACCGACATCTGTTCTCCTGACGAATGCAAATGGCAAGCTTCCCAGCAGAACTGACGACACGCTCTCAGAGATATCTAGGAAAACAACTGAATACACATCCTATAAATCCAACGCCACTCGCACTCCACAACTTTGCATACAAGATTGCGCTCGACTGTACAGCGATGCCTGTTCAAAAATGCACCATAATATGGGTTTATTTCAAAGTACAGACTTGATAAATAATAAGAGACTTATAGATAATAGCTACAATTTGAGTGCACATTTAAAGAATCCTTGGTTAAGTTGTTATCCTTCTCAATTAAGTGCACAAAAAGTGCAAACAGGAATTCCGAATAATCTGTCTATGCCTAAAATGATCATGCCTTCCTTAGATCTCAGTCAAAATAGATCGCTTCTGGATTCTAAATTAACTGCACATGCACAGCCATTGACACCAGAAACACTGTATAGTAGAAGTCCGAGTAAATTATCATGTAAATATCCCATAGCTAAAGACAGTACCGTCGGAAGTAAGTCATTAAAGGAACCAATTTTTAATCAAGTGCTAGATAGTCCGTGGTGTCCACGATTACCATACAATTACAAACCATTCCGAAGAAAACTCAACAATGAAACGGAATCCGAGATACTAAAAAAGAAG GAGAATGAGGAGGCCATTGTAAACGATAGTAACAATAATATTGAAGAATCTTTAATACCAAGTACATGTAACAAGTTGGAAAATGTTACTGCCGTTACCAGAGAAGAGTTCAAATGTAACTTGTGTAGCCAG GTATTCACAACTTCCGAATCGTTGGAAGTCCACACGAAGCGTCACACGGTGGTTGCGCGGTACTCGTGCGCAGAGTGCGGCAAAACGTTCTCTCAGCTGCGCAACTTCAAATACCACATGTCTGTCCACCGCGGTACCAGGGAGTTCGCAGCAACCTGCACTGTGTGTGGGAAGTACTTCAATGATAGAGGCTATCTGAGCAGCCACATGAAGATACATAG AAATCGCAAGGAATACAAGTGCTCGCAGTGCCCGAAGTCGTTCAACCAGCGCGTCGCATACAATATGCACGTCAGGATCCACACAG GTGTAAAACCCCACGTTTGCGAAGAGTGTGGAAAGGCGTTCTCCCGCAAAATGCTTTTGAAGCAGCACCAGAGGACCCATTCCGGAGAGAGGCCGTACGCTTGCCCGCACTGCGATAAGCGCTTCGCTGACAGATCAAATATGACCTTGCATCTTCGGCTGCACACTG GTATCAAACCATTCTCCTGCACGCTGTGTCCAAAATCATTCACTAAGAAACATCACCTAAAATCGCACCTGAACTTCCACACGGGCGCCAAGCCTTACTCGTGCCCGCGCTGCCGCCTCGCCTTCACGCAGTCCTCAAACATGAGAACACACCTCAAGAAATGTAGCGCGCCTGAAGACAGTGCTGCGTCCACCTAA